A single Cyprinus carpio isolate SPL01 chromosome A20, ASM1834038v1, whole genome shotgun sequence DNA region contains:
- the LOC109074254 gene encoding tribbles homolog 2-like: MNIQRSSPINISRYGRSRHKTHDFEELSCLRTTESNQSFSPNLGSPSPPETPDSTYCISCIGNYLLLEPIEGDHVFRATHLHSGEELVCKVFDISRYQESLAAYFVLGTHEHINQIVEILLGDTRAYVFFESSHGDMHSFVRTCKKLREEEAARLFHQIASAVAHCHDNGLVLRDLKLRKFVFKNEDRSLVKLESLEDTYLLEGGDDSLSDKHGCPAYVSPEILNANGSYSGKAADVWSLGVMLYTILVGRYPFHDVEPSSLFSKIRRGQFSIPETLTPKARCLIRSILRREPAERLTSREILDHPWFSASGSLAAAASHGRGERELDQMVPEANMEEELEQFFS, translated from the exons ATGAACATACAGCGATCCAGTCCCATTAACATTTCGCGTTATGGGAGATCGAGGCACAAAACACACGACTTTGAGGAGCTATCTTGTCTAAGGACTACAGAATCCAACCAGAGTTTCAGTCCCAATTTAGGATCTCCCAGCCCTCCTGAGACCCCTGACTCCACTTACTGCATCTCTTGCATTGGCAATTACCTTTTGTTGGAGCCTATTGAGGGAGACCACGTTTTCAGAGCCACCCACCTGCACAGTGGGGAAGAGCTCGTGTGCAAG GTGTTTGATATCAGTCGATACCAAGAGTCCTTGGCTGCTTACTTTGTGCTGGGCACCCATGAGCATATTAACCAGATAGTGGAGATTCTTCTGGGGGATACGCGAGCGTACGTGTTCTTCGAGAGCAGCCATGGCGACATGCACTCTTTCGTCCGTACTTGCAAAAAGCTGCGAGAGGAAGAGGCTGCCAGACTTTTCCATCAGATAGCATCAGCTGTGGCGCACTGCCACGACAACGGCCTGGTCCTCAGAGACCTCAAGCTGAGGAAGTTCGTCTTTAAGAACGAGGACAG GAGCCTTGTGAAGTTGGAGAGTTTGGAGGATACGTACCTCCTAGAAGGAGGTGATGATTCGCTCTCGGACAAACACGGCTGTCCAGCCTACGTCAGCCCAGAAATCCTCAACGCAAATGGCAGCTATTCGGGTAAGGCGGCAGACGTGTGGAGCTTAGGCGTGATGCTCTACACCATCCTGGTGGGCCGTTACCCGTTCCACGACGTGGAGCCCAGCTCGCTGTTCAGCAAGATCCGCCGCGGCCAGTTCAGCATCCCCGAGACGCTAACACCCAAGGCGCGATGCCTCATCCGTAGCATCCTGCGGCGAGAACCCGCCGAACGCCTCACCTCCCGAGAGATCCTGGACCATCCCTGGTTCTCGGCCTCCGGCAGTTTGGCGGCCGCCGCCAGCCACGGAAGAGGCGAGCGAGAGTTGGACCAAATGGTGCCGGAGGCCAACATGGAAGAAGAACTAGAACAGTTCTTCAGCTGA